The sequence below is a genomic window from Halodesulfovibrio sp. MK-HDV.
GGCTTGGCTAGATAAGCCCTTTTTCTGCCTGTGCCTGAATTGCTGTAATGGCAACAGTGTTTACAATATCTGCTACGGTGCAACCGCGAGATAAGTCGTTAACAGGCTTATTGAGTCCCTGCAAGACTGGACCGATTGCTACGGCATTTGCAGCTCGCTGTACAGCCTTGTAAGTGTTGTTGCCAGTGTTGAGGTCAGGGAAGATAAATACAGTGGCCTGACCGGCAACTTCTGAATCAGGAAGTTTTGTAGCAGCAACGTCTGCATCGATCGCAGCATCATACTGGATTGGGCCTTCCAACATGAGATGAGGAGCGCGTTCTTTTGCAATTCTTGTTGCTTCAATAACTTTTTCTACGTCTGCACCTTTACCGGAAGAACCAGTAGAGTAGGAAAGCATTGCAATGCGTGGGTCTACATTGAAGATGCGTGCAGTGTCAGCTGAACCGATTGCAATTTCAGCAAGCTGGTCAGATGTAGGGTTCGGGTTCACGGCGCAGTCACCGAATACGAGAACACGATCTTTCAGGCACATGAGGAATACGGAAGAAACAATAGAAGCTTCCGGTTTGGTTTTAATAAACTCAAACGCAGGGCGGATTGTGTGGGCAGTGGTGTTAACCGCACCGGATACCATGCCGTCTGCATCGCCTTTTTTAACCATCATGGTGCCGTAGTAAGTGGTATCACACATGGTGTCACGAGCGTGCTCCATGCTGATGCCTTTCTTTTTACGTGCTTCGAAGTAGGTTGCTACGTAGTCGTCAAATTCAGGGGCAAGTTCCGGCTGAATAATGGTAACATCAGAAAGCTGAAGACCTAAATCAGAAATTTTCTGCTTAACAACCTCAAGGTTGCCGAGAAGAATAATGTCTGCAACACCGCGACGGTTGAGCATTTCTGCCGCACGCAAAATGCGCTCTTCCTGACCTTCAGGGAGAACAATACGCATTTTGTTGGATTTAGCCTTCTGGATAAGGTTAAATTCAAACATCTTCGGAGTAATTTTTTCAGATTTACGAGAGATAACGCGACGGGAAATTTCCGCTGTGTCTACGTTGTCTTCGAAAATACCGAGAGCAGTTGCAACGCGGCGGCTGTCCTGCGGGTCGATACGTCCGTAAAGCTGGTTAAGAGCCTGAATAGCAAGGTAGGTGTGCTGTTTTACGCTGATTACAGGAATCGGAGCAGCAGACCAGCCTTCTACGAGGCGACGAACATTCTTTGCCATTTCAAGACCACCGGTCAGTACGATACCGGAGATATCCGGGTACGCGGAAGACATACGGGATGCGAGAGTAGCAATGATGATGTCAGAACGGTCACCAGGGGTGATAACGAGGCTGGCTTCTTTTACGTAATCGAGGAAGTTGCCAATTTGCATTGCGGCAATGCACAGGTCGTCAACGCGAGTATCGAGGCGATCTTGACCGTAAACGACTTCACCGTCGAGCCACTCAGCCACGTCTTTCATGGTTGGTTTGCTCAGGGTAGGGTCTTCAGGGATGATGTAGACAGCAAGTGCTTTATCTGCATCGTCTTTAGTGCTGATCTGGGAAATGATGTCAGCGCAATGCTCGGAAGTTACTTCTGCACGGTTGATAACAGCAGCAACAATGTCGAGTCCTTTGTCTTCAAGGGAATCGAGTGTGAGCTTGGTAGAGCTGATGATTTCTTCACAGTCCTGCTTCTGGCCGTTGATAACAACAAGAACAGGAGAGCCTAAGTTAGCGGCAATGTCTGCGTTGAGATCGAATTCGAATGCTGCATCTTTACCAAGGAAGTCAGTTCCTTCGCAAAGAACAAAATCGTATTTGTTGGCAAGCTGGGTGTACTTGTTCAGGATATTCTCAAGCAGAATGGAACGCTGACCGTTGTTGATCAGTTCACGAGCCTGATTGAGGGTGTACGCGTAGGTATCCTCATATGGGATATCCATGCCGAAGTATTCAAGAATGAGGTTAATATCGTGGTCTTTTTTGCCATTTTCATCATCGTTGATGATTGGGCGGAAGAACGCAACTTTTCTGATGTCTTTGGTGAGCAATTGCGTCATGCCGAGGACAACAGCAGATTTACCTGTTCTTGCTTCGGTAGCTGTAATGTAAAGGTTATGGGACACGAGGACTCCTTGCATATCCACTGATACTAGCCAATTTTATCGAACCTGCATCCCCAGAACCGTTTTCTGAAGGATACTTTCTGCAGACCGATGACAAACCCGTACACTGCGCTATTGCGGTATAAAATTCAAGCCCTTACGCAGAGTGACTTGCGTGAAAGACCGAACGATACCAGATAGGCAATGTACGGATTTGTTTCAGTCTGTAAGTTCAGGACTTCGTCACCGAACCATAAATCGCTAAGCGACTACAGGGTTTCAGCGTAGAGTTCGATGCTATGCTTCACTTCCACGTCGTCGCGGTTTTGTGAAAGCATATCGTTCATCTGCATCATACAAGCTGGACAGCCTGTTGATACAATCTGAGCACCGGTATCAACAATGTTGTTACGCTTACGTCCACCGATCTTTTTAGAAAGATCGTAATGGTATAATGTGAAGGTACCGCCACATCCACAGCAACGGTCAGCTTCGTCCATTTCTACCAATTCGTAGTTGTTATTCATGCGGATAAGGTCGCGTGGCTGTTCAGCTACGCCGAGGCCCTTCTTAAGGTGACAAGAGTCATGGAAGGTTACCTTTTTTCCGCCTTTAGGAGTTTCGCCTTCCGGCTTAACACCAAGAACGTCAACGAGGAATTCGTTGATATCCATTGCCTTAGCGGCAATCTTTTCAATTTTTTTCTGTACGTCGGCCGGGTACTCTGTACCGTACTTAGGCCAGTATTTCATGATGGTGGAAATACAGGAACCGCAAGGGGCGATAATATAATCGTACTCGCCCTCTGCAAAGATTTCCGCATTGTATTTTACCATCTTGTCATAGGCTGCTTTATCGCCTGCTGAAAGAGCAGGGATACCACAACATGCCTGTGTTGCAGGCATCCAAACGCCAACGCCGTGGTGCTTGAATACTTTAAGGCATGCTTCGCCCATGTTGGTGTACATTTTATCTGCTACACAGCCTGGGAAGAAAAGAACTCGGAGACCGGATTTTCCGGCAGGAGTATCAATAGTTCCGTATTTAGCGTGCAGAGATTTAGTAGCAACCGGATTAAAATGACGGTTGCCGATAAATGGCTCGAGCAAAGGTGCTTTACGGGTAGCCTGAGTTTCAGATGCTTTTGAAGTCATAAGGTTCTGGAATTTAGAACCGAAATCAAGAAGCATGTTGAATAACTTAGGGTTACCAACCATACCGCGCAGTACCATTTTCTTCACTGGGGAAAGGCCCATGTACTCGTTAACGATGCTACGAGCCTTAATGAAGATATCACTGATTTGTACGCCGGATGGGCAGTTAGCGCCGCAAGAACCACAAAGCAGACAACGGTTCAGAGCTTCCTGAACGCCTTCTGCGTCGTTAATAAGTTCTGCTGCAAGACGCTCGAGCAGGGCAATTTTACCACGGGTTACGTCAGACTCCCTCATAGTTTCGGAGAAAACTGGACATACAGCCTGACACATGCCGCACTTCATGCAAGCAACCATCTGGTCGTCCAGCTCCTGAAGGAGCTTCGCTAATTTAGTAAGATCTGCTGACATATTACTAACCCGCGATGATTTTGCCAGGGTTAAGGATGTTGTTAGGATCGATCGCACGCTTCATATTGAGAGAGTAGTCAATAGTTGCGCGGGAAGTTTCCTTTTCCATCCACTTAGATTTCGCCATGCCGATACCGTGCTCGCCGGAAAGAGTACCTTTGAGAGAAAGAGCTACATCAAAGATGTTATCAACAGCTTCTTCTACACGGTGGAATTCTTTTTCGTCGCGACGGTCACAAAGAATAGTAGGGTGCAGGTTACCATCGCCAGCGTGGCCGAAAGTACCGATTGCAAGGTCGTATTTCTTTGCGATGTCGTTGATTGCTGCAACCATTGCAGGAATCTGGGAGCGAGGCACTGTAGCATCTTCAAGAACAGTGGTCGGCTTTGCGCGAGCAAGAGCTGGCAGCGCGTTACGACGAGCTTCCCACAGTTTAAATTTCTCTTCAGCGTCTTTTGCAACGTGAACAGCGGTTGCGCCAGATTTAGTGAGACATTTTTCAACGAGAGCGGCTTCGTCTGCTACCTGACCCGGGTGGCCATCTACTTCAATAAGAAGAATAGCAGCTGCTTCTACAGGAAGACCAGCTTTGGTGTATGCTTCAACGTGCTTAAGAGCTGCCTGATCCATGAACTCAAGAGTACAAGGAACAACGTGTGCAGCGATGATGGAAGCAACAGCTTCAGAAGCTTTGTTAACATCGTCAAATACAGCCATCATAGCTTTAGAAGCTGCTGGTGGCGGAGTAAGTTTGAGGATGATTTCGTTGAATACACCAAGGGTGCCTTCAGAAGCAGCCATAAGACCAGCAAGGTTGTAGCCGGTTACGCACTTAACAGTACGGGAACCAGTTTTAACGAGCTGACCGTTAACATCAAAAAAGTCCATGCCCATAACGTAGTCTTTAGTTACGCCGTATTTGAGACCACGAAGGCCGCCAGCGTTTTCTGCTACGTTACCACCGATAGTGGAAACAGCCTGTGAACCCGGATCTGGAGGGTAGAACAGGCCGCGTTTTGCAACTGCCTGTGCGAACTGAGCTGTAACAACACCAGGCTGAACTACAGCGTAAAGATCTTCTTCGTTAATTTCGAGGATCTTGTTCATGCCGTTGGTGAGAACAACAATGCCGTTACGTTTGTCAGGGATGGTACCACCGGAAAGGTTGGTGCCAGCACCGCGAACGGTAATAGGACAGTTGTTTTCGTTACAAAGAGCGATAACTTTGCCCAGTTCTTCAGAATTGGTCGGGCGAACAACCAATGCAGGGGTTACAGGATCGAGCACAGCGGAGTCATATGAGTATGCCTGGCGCTCTGGCTCTGAAGTAAATACGTTTTCACTGCCTACTACGGCTTCAAATTCTTTAGTCAATGACGCACTAATCACGGAGTTCTCCTCAATAATCATGTTGTCTAAATCGGTAACAGTCTGTTCACAATAAACCGGCAACAAACAGACTGACCGTACCTTTTAAAAAACGGGGCACACTTCCGCAGTAGCCCCGTTCTTCAATACACTAGCAAGAAAAGCTGGAGACAGCCGCAGGGACTGTCTCCGGCAATGTATACTCTAGAAGAGGTTCGGGAACATTACGATGCAAGCTGATACCATGATACCAACTACGATACCGTACAGGAGGAAAGGACCAGCGGTACGACGAAGGATGGCGCCTTCACGACCGGAGAGGCCTACAACTGCACAAGCTGCAACGATGTTATGGATACAAACCATGTTACCCATGCCACCACCAACTGCCTGAGCAGCAACGATAAGCTGACGAGGTAAGTCAAGCTGAGTTGCCATTCCCCACTGGAATTCAGCGAAGAGAAGGTCAGATACAGTGTTGGAACCGGTAATAAATGCACCTAAGCCACCAACGAAGGATGCAAACATAGGCCATGCACCACCGAAGATGTTAGCTGCAACTTCTGCCAATGCCAGAGGCATGGAAGGAAGACCTGCAGGGTTGTTAGCGGAAAGACGGAAGATAGATACCAATGCTACTGCGAATACGAGAGCGATGGTAGGGTTCTTCATCTTAGCGATAGCTTCAGTCCAAGCTTTTTTGGTGTTCTCGCCACTCATGCCGTGGAGGCCGATGGTGATGAGAGCAACAAGTACGAATGGAATGGTACCTGGCAGGTAGAGGTATTTAATAGCGTTTTTAATTTCAGGGTGACCAAGGAAGCCAGCGTCGAAGCCGATAGATACGCCTGCGAGCATGCTTTTAAGGCCGAGTTCTGGAATACGGGTGATAACGAGGATCGCACCGATAAGAATGTAAGGAAGCCATGCACGGAACTGAGACATGTGAGCAGTAAAGTCGGTTGAACCGCCGCCTTTCATATCGCCAGTCCATTCTGGATCCCATTTAGTGTGATCACCAAAATCAAAGTGATCTTTAGGCATGCAGAAACCGTTTTTAGCACCAAGGATGATGATACCGAGACCTACGAGACCACCGATAAGGGATGGGAACTCAGGTCCAACGAGCCATGCGAATGTGAGGTAAGGCACGAGGAATGCGGTAGATGCAAAAAGACAGAATTTCCATGCGCCAAAGCCTTCTTTCCAGCTGCGGTTCGGCCCGAAGTAACGGGTGATGAAACCAAGCATGAAGATAGGAAGGATGTAAATCATAGGTGTGTTGAAAACAGTTGCCCACTGGCCGATTACAGCATTGAACTGATCAGCAGATGCAAAGTTGAGACCTGGGATGCCAGCGGCAACAGCCTGGTCTACGAGTGGACGAACGTATTTCAGACCGAGAATAACCGGAGTACCAACAGCACCGAAAGTTACTGGGAAAGAGTTAAATACGAGGCAGAGAACTGCTGCTGCAAGCGGCGGGAAGCCGAGAGAGAGGAGCAGTGGTGCAGCCAGAGCAGCTGGTGTACCAAAGCCTGCCGCGCCTTCGATGAAGGCTGCGAACATGAAACCGATGATGATTGCCTGAACGCGGCGGTCACCGGAAATCTGCTGCATACCGTACTGAATAGTTTCCATACCACCGCTGTACTGCAGTGTGTAGAGAATAAGGATCGCACCAAAAACAATGATCAGTACGGAAATTGCTGTGATAAGGCCGTGGAAAGACATTGCAGCTACGTAGCTAGCGTCAAGTCCCCAACCTGCCATAGCACCAAGAACAGCACATGCCCAAGCAACAGGCATAGCCTTAGTTGCAGGCCAGCGAAGACCTACCATCAGAATAAGGGCTGCCAGAATAGGCAGAATAGCAAACATTGCTAACATAATAAAAACGCTCCTCATTTAGGTTATTAGCAACCGTATCCGTTTATCCACCATTAAAACGGATACGATTGAGTAAAAAGGTTCCCGGGTCGGGCTTCCGCTCCCTTGCCGGGAACCTTTAACAGCTTAGTTAGCTACGATGCTATTTAGCGTCGCGGCCGTCGTCACAAGCGTCGCCTGTGCCTTCTTTACCTGATGTTTCTGCGTCCTGTGGCATTTCACAATGGTCAGCAGAAGCTGCTTCAACGGTGTCGTTAGCTGCTTCAACAGGAGCTACTGCGATACCAGGAAGGTCGCTCAGGGTCTGGAAGTACTTGTGACGTTTGAGGTAATCTTCCTCGATCTGAGCGCGGAGGCGCTTAGATTCTTCAGGTGCGATCTTTTCAAGCAGAGCGTAGCGGTTTTCACCGGAAAGGAACGCCTGCATGTCACCGTTAGGTGTTTTAGATTCGTACATGAATGGGTTTTTACCTTCGTCAGCGAGAACTGGGTTGTAGCGGTAAAGCGGCCAGTAACCAGTTTCAACTGCGATTTTTTCTTCTTCGATGGATTTGCCCATACCTTTACGGATACCCTGGTTAATACAAGGTGCGTAACAGATAACGATGGACGGACCGTCGAATGCTTCAGCTTCTTTAAATGCTTTCAGAACCTGGTTCATGTTTGCGCCCATAGAAACGGATGCAACGTAAACGTAGCCGTAAGACATTGCGATAAGGCCGAGGTCTTTTTTACCTACTTTCTTACCGGAAGCTGCCATTTTCGCGATGGAGCCGAGTGGGGTAGCTTTTGAAGACTGACCACCAGTGTTGGAGTACACTTCGGTATCCATTACGAGAATGTTGATGTCTTCGCCGGAAGCGAGAACATGGTCAACACCGCCGAAGCCGATGTCATATGCCCAGCCGTCACCACCGAATACCCATACGGATTTTTTGGTGAGAAGGTCAGCCATGTGGTAGATCTCATGTGCAGCAGCACTGTGATCAATACCAGCCTCGATAAGTGCGAGGATTTCTTCGCCAGCTTCAGCAGATGCTTCGCCCTGATCTTTAACTTCGATCCAAGCTTCAAGAGCACCTTTGAACTGTGCGTTTTCAACAGTATCGATAGCTTTTTTAACAACGTCTTCAAGTTTGTTGCGACGCTGTGTGTAAGCCATGCCCATACCGTAACCAAATTCAGCAGCATCCTCGAAGAGGGAGTTACCCCAAGCAGGACCGTGACCGTTTTTGTTTACAGTGTACGGGGTGGTAGGTGCAGATGCACCCCAAATGGAAGAACAACCAGTTGCGTTTGCAATGATCATACGTTCGCCAAACATCTGTGTGAGAAGCTTAACGTATGGTGTTTCACCACAACCAGCACATGCGCCGGAGAATTCCATCAGAGGCTGCTGGAACTGAGAGCCTTTGAGTGAATCACGGGACATGATGGAGTCTTTAATTTCAATCGCTTCTTCTGCGAAAGTAAGGTTAGCAATCTGATCGTCGAGCTGAGTCTCGATCGGTTTCATAACGAGTGCTTTTTCTTTAGCAGGACAAACGTTCGCACAAGAACCACAGCCGAGGCAGTCTTCTGAGTAAACCTGGATGCGGTACTGGAGACCTTTTACTTCTTTGCCTTTAGCATCGAGAGTAGTGAAGGTAGCAGGAGCATCTGCGAGTTCTGCTTCAGTAGCGAGTACTGGGCGAATTGCAGCGTGAGGACAAACGTAAGCACAGCGGTTACACTGAATGCAGTTTTCCTGTACCCATTCTGGTACGAGGATAGCTACGCCACGTTTTTCAAATGCTGCAGTACCAACTGGGAAGAGTCCGTCTGGTTCGAAAGCGGAAACAGGAAGTTTGTCACCGTTCTGAGCAAGGATAGGACGTACAACGTTGGTAATGAATTCTGGAGCGTCGCCTTCTGTTGCACAAGCATCAGATGCGGTAGCCCAGTCAGCAGGGATTTTGATTTCAACAAGAGCGTCAGCAGCTTTATCAACAGCCTGAACGTTCATGTTAACGATGTGCTCACCTTTATTGCCGTATGCTTTCTGAATAGAATCTTTCAGGTAAGCAACTGCCTGATCAAAAGGAATAACATCAGCAAGCTTAAAGAATGCAGTCTGCATAACCATGTTAATGCGACCGCCAAGACCTACTTCAGTCGCAATCTTAACTGCGTCAATGTTGTAGAACTTGATATTCTTTTCTGCGAGTGAGCGCTTCATGGAAGCAGGAAGATGTTCGTTCAACTCTGCTGGAGACCAGTTAGAGTTCAGTACGAAGATACCGCCGTCCTTGATACCATCAAGGAGGTCATACTGGTTAACGTATGCAGACTTGTGACAAGCAACGTAGTCAGCAGCGTTAACGAGGTATGTGGACTGAATCTTTTCGTTACCGAAACGAAGGTGAGACACAGTGAAGCCGCCGGACTTTTTGGAGTCGTAAGCGAAGTAACCCTGTGCGTACATGTCGGTGTTGTCACCAATGATTTTGATAGCCTGCTTGTTAGCACCAACAGTACCATCAGCACCAAGGCCGAAGAACTTACACTGAACAGTGCCAGCAGGCACGGTGTCGAGTACTTTACCAACAGTAAGAGAAGAACGGGTAACGTCGTCGTTAATACCAACAGTGAAGTGGTTTTTAGGACCGGTTACTTTCATGTTCTCGTAAACTGCGAGTACGTCAGCAGGAGTGAATTCTTTAGAACCGAGACCGTAGCGGCCGGAAAGAATCACTGGCATTTCGCCGTGTTCTTTAAATGCTGCACAGATGTCAAGGTAAAGAGGATCGCCGATAGAACCAGGTTCTTTAGTACGATCAAGTACGGTGAAGATTTCTGCAGAAGCAGGAATAACTTCGAGCATGTGCTTGATGGAGAACGGACGGTAAAGACGAACTTTAAGAAGACCTACTTTTTCACCTTTTTCGGTAAGGTAGTTAACTACTTCTTCAATAGCTTCGTTACCGGAGCCCATACACACGATTACGCGTTCTGCGTTTTCGTGACCAACGAACTCAAAAGGTTTGTAGGAACGGCCGGTGATGCTTTCAACTTTAGCCATTGCATCGATAACTGCTTCAGGAATAGCATCGTAGAATGTGTTGCAAGCTTCACGTGCCTGGAAGTAAATATCTGGGTTCTGAGCGGTACCACGAAGATGTGGGTGCTCAGGATTCATTGCGTTCTGACGGAAAGCTTCAATTTTCTCGAAGTTAACTACTTTTTTGATGTCTTCGTAGTCGATAACTTCAATTTTCTGGAGCTCATGAGAAGTACGGAAACCGTCGAAGAAGTGACAGAAAGGAACGCTGGTTTCGATTGCTGCAAGGTGAGCAACGAGAGCCATGTCCATAGCTTCCTGAACGGAGTTGGAACATAAGAAAGCAAAGCCAGTCTGACGACAAGCCATTACGTCCTGATGGTCACCGAAGATGGAGAGTGCATGTGAAGCGAGAGCACGTGCAGATACATGGAAAACGCCAGGGAGAAGCTCACCAGCAATTTTGTACATGTTAGGAATCATGAGCAGAAGGCCCTGAGACGCTGTAAATGTAGAAGTCAGCGCGCCCGCTGCGAGACAGCCGTGTACCGCACCAGCCGCACCAGCTTCGGACTGAAGCTGACGGACAGAAACTGTCTGGTCAAAAATGTTTGTTTTGCCGGCAGCAGCCCAGTCGTCTGCAGCTTCTGCCATGTTGGATGATGGAGTGATCGGGTAGATCGCAGCCGTGTCACTCAGTGCGTACGCGATATGCGCGGCAGCAGTGTTACCATCCATTGTTTTCATAATCTTGGCCATTAGAGTAACTCCTTTATGTAGCCTGAAAGCATGTGGGTCATGCTGACCTGCCTTTTCCTTATCGTGCAGTTACTATTGTATTGCTAGGAATGCGGGTTTATCCCCGCCCCACATTCCGCGATAGGAAAAAACAGGGTGATCGGATTAACCAATACAAAAGATATGCCACTTGTGTGATTTTTGATAAACCCAGTATAATCAGGCACATGCCGGAGTAGACCGTTTATTGGAATTTCAAGAATCACGTTTGTGTCTGAAAAAAAAGACTCACCAAGACTAACGCACGCAATATTATACGATTTCTCGCAGGTTCAAAATACTTTTGCTCGCAAATCAAGGTGGTTATCATGTCTTAAATATCAGACACCTATAACATCGTCGCTCCTTTTACAACAAAATGAGTACACAAACAATGGTTGTTTACGGAAAGTTCACAGTTATTTTTGTCTGTTTTATCAATCTTGTTTTACAAGGAGATATTATACTTTTTAAGCAACGCATAGAGGTGGGAGCGGGATAATCCCGAAGTTTCCAGCATTCCGTGAATGTTAGAACCATGCTGTGCGATAAGCTGTAAAAGGTACTTCTTTTCCATATCCGATTTAAATTGTCGCAGCGTCGGTAACATTTCAAATGAGAATGAAACTGGAGCTGCATTTTTTTGGTCTGATTTTTCAGACACAGACGCTTTAGTAGCATTAGTTGTCTGATTTTCCATTCCACGCACAAGGCTTGCCTGTGCAATTTTAATTCGGATGTCAGCCGGAAGATGTCTGGCGTATAAGACAGATTCCGATCCGGCGGCGACTAACGCCTGTTCAAGGGCGTTAAACAATTCGCGTACGTTCCCCGGCCAGTCATATTTGGCAAGTATCGGGAAAAAGTCCGCAGAAAAATTCTTAACCGGCATTCCATATTGTTTACAGAGCTGTTTAATTCTGAATTGTGACAACAGCTCGAGATCATCGTTGCGTAAGCGAAGAGCAGGGAGTTCAATATGGACGGTTTTTAAACGGAAGAGTAAATCCTGACGGAAGTCTCCGTCTTCAACCATGGTTTCCAAGTTGCGGTTTGTTGCCGAAACGAGACGGAAGTTACTTTTTTCTTCCGCAGTGCCACCCACAGGGCGGAATACTCGCTCTTGCAGGAAACGGAGAAACGATTTTTGGATGGTGAGGGGCATCTCGCCCACTTCATCGAGAAAGAGAGTGCCGTTGTCGGCAAGTTTGACGAGTCCGTCTTTATCTGTATCTGCACCGGTAAAGGCGCCCTTTTTGTGTCCGAAAAGGGTTGATTCAAGGAGGCTCTCGGTGAGCGCAGCACAGTCCACCACCACAAACTCTCCCTGAGAACGAGTGCTGTTTGTGTGGATGGTGCGGGCTGTAAGCTCTTTACCTGTACCGGTTTCACCAGTGATGAGCACGTTCGCGTCGGTCGAAGCTGCTTGAGCCATAAGGCTGAAACAACTTCGGATGATGGAACTTGTGCCGACCATGTGGGCTACTTCCAACGGCTTGGCGTCGCAGCTTTTATCCAGCTTTTCCTGACGGTATTTGAGAACGCGTTTAAGCGTTTGCGTGATTTCTTTAATGGAAGCAGGTTTTACAAGGTAATCCCAGACACCGCGCTGAATCGCAATTTCTGCACCGGCAGGATCACCATCGCCTGTAAGAATAATGACTTCCGGCGGGTTGTCGAAGTGTGCGATATCGGAAAGGCAGTCCAGTCCGTTGCCATCCGGTAGCCGGACGTCAAGAAAGAGCACGTCAAATTCATGCTCGCGGAGCAGTTTGAACCCTTGCGAAATAGTTTGTGCAGTGGCGCAGTCGTAGTGAAGGCGCGAGAGAAGACTTTCAAATGTTTCACAAATGTTAACATCATCATCAATAATAAGAATGTTGGGCATGCTCAAATTTTTCCGAAACGTTGAGGTGATCAACGCCCCCCCGGGGGCGGCTTAGCGAGAATTTACTGCAACGGATGAAGTACAGAAGTAATAGCTTTGGCAATTATCGAACTGTTGTACGGTTTGCTGACAAGAGTTTTAACCGACGGAATTTCTTCGGCACCCTTGGCTGCAATGTTTCGGCCGGAAACCATGATCACAGGAAGTTCCGGAGCAGTGTGGCTGATATGTTTTGCCAGTTCGAGACCGTTTAACGCAGGCATGTCAAAATCAGTAATGACGAGATCCCACGAATCTGGTTGTTCACGAATCATACTTGCAGCTACCGCAGCATCGCCTATCGGGTCAACCTCGTAGCCTAAGTTTCTGAGAACTCTAGGAATTGTCTCGAGCTGGTCTGGGTCGTCTTCCACAAAAAGAATGCGTCCTTCCCCTTGAAGAATCTTTTCTGTGAGTTGGTTCCCTGCTTCAAGAACAGGCCGGTCGATGTGTGGCAGGTAGATGATAAATGCTGTTCGAACAAAAGGAATACTGCTTACTTCGACACCGCCACCATGTCCTTTAATTATGCCAAGCACAACAGAAAGTCCTAAACCGGTACCTTCTGTTTTTCCTTTTGTTGTGAAAAATGGATCGAAAATTTTGTCCTGAATTTCGGAGCTGATGCCGGGACCATTGTCTTCAATGACCAGCTTAAAATATTCACCTTCTGGAATATTAAACTGACTTGCCTTTTCTTTGGTCAAAAATTCTTTGTCGACATCCAGCCGTAACGTGCCGCCATGTTCACGCAACGCCTGAAAAGAGTTGG
It includes:
- the pta gene encoding phosphate acetyltransferase, translating into MSHNLYITATEARTGKSAVVLGMTQLLTKDIRKVAFFRPIINDDENGKKDHDINLILEYFGMDIPYEDTYAYTLNQARELINNGQRSILLENILNKYTQLANKYDFVLCEGTDFLGKDAAFEFDLNADIAANLGSPVLVVINGQKQDCEEIISSTKLTLDSLEDKGLDIVAAVINRAEVTSEHCADIISQISTKDDADKALAVYIIPEDPTLSKPTMKDVAEWLDGEVVYGQDRLDTRVDDLCIAAMQIGNFLDYVKEASLVITPGDRSDIIIATLASRMSSAYPDISGIVLTGGLEMAKNVRRLVEGWSAAPIPVISVKQHTYLAIQALNQLYGRIDPQDSRRVATALGIFEDNVDTAEISRRVISRKSEKITPKMFEFNLIQKAKSNKMRIVLPEGQEERILRAAEMLNRRGVADIILLGNLEVVKQKISDLGLQLSDVTIIQPELAPEFDDYVATYFEARKKKGISMEHARDTMCDTTYYGTMMVKKGDADGMVSGAVNTTAHTIRPAFEFIKTKPEASIVSSVFLMCLKDRVLVFGDCAVNPNPTSDQLAEIAIGSADTARIFNVDPRIAMLSYSTGSSGKGADVEKVIEATRIAKERAPHLMLEGPIQYDAAIDADVAATKLPDSEVAGQATVFIFPDLNTGNNTYKAVQRAANAVAIGPVLQGLNKPVNDLSRGCTVADIVNTVAITAIQAQAEKGLI
- a CDS encoding (Fe-S)-binding protein, which codes for MSADLTKLAKLLQELDDQMVACMKCGMCQAVCPVFSETMRESDVTRGKIALLERLAAELINDAEGVQEALNRCLLCGSCGANCPSGVQISDIFIKARSIVNEYMGLSPVKKMVLRGMVGNPKLFNMLLDFGSKFQNLMTSKASETQATRKAPLLEPFIGNRHFNPVATKSLHAKYGTIDTPAGKSGLRVLFFPGCVADKMYTNMGEACLKVFKHHGVGVWMPATQACCGIPALSAGDKAAYDKMVKYNAEIFAEGEYDYIIAPCGSCISTIMKYWPKYGTEYPADVQKKIEKIAAKAMDINEFLVDVLGVKPEGETPKGGKKVTFHDSCHLKKGLGVAEQPRDLIRMNNNYELVEMDEADRCCGCGGTFTLYHYDLSKKIGGRKRNNIVDTGAQIVSTGCPACMMQMNDMLSQNRDDVEVKHSIELYAETL
- a CDS encoding FAD-binding oxidoreductase translates to MISASLTKEFEAVVGSENVFTSEPERQAYSYDSAVLDPVTPALVVRPTNSEELGKVIALCNENNCPITVRGAGTNLSGGTIPDKRNGIVVLTNGMNKILEINEEDLYAVVQPGVVTAQFAQAVAKRGLFYPPDPGSQAVSTIGGNVAENAGGLRGLKYGVTKDYVMGMDFFDVNGQLVKTGSRTVKCVTGYNLAGLMAASEGTLGVFNEIILKLTPPPAASKAMMAVFDDVNKASEAVASIIAAHVVPCTLEFMDQAALKHVEAYTKAGLPVEAAAILLIEVDGHPGQVADEAALVEKCLTKSGATAVHVAKDAEEKFKLWEARRNALPALARAKPTTVLEDATVPRSQIPAMVAAINDIAKKYDLAIGTFGHAGDGNLHPTILCDRRDEKEFHRVEEAVDNIFDVALSLKGTLSGEHGIGMAKSKWMEKETSRATIDYSLNMKRAIDPNNILNPGKIIAG
- a CDS encoding L-lactate permease codes for the protein MLAMFAILPILAALILMVGLRWPATKAMPVAWACAVLGAMAGWGLDASYVAAMSFHGLITAISVLIIVFGAILILYTLQYSGGMETIQYGMQQISGDRRVQAIIIGFMFAAFIEGAAGFGTPAALAAPLLLSLGFPPLAAAVLCLVFNSFPVTFGAVGTPVILGLKYVRPLVDQAVAAGIPGLNFASADQFNAVIGQWATVFNTPMIYILPIFMLGFITRYFGPNRSWKEGFGAWKFCLFASTAFLVPYLTFAWLVGPEFPSLIGGLVGLGIIILGAKNGFCMPKDHFDFGDHTKWDPEWTGDMKGGGSTDFTAHMSQFRAWLPYILIGAILVITRIPELGLKSMLAGVSIGFDAGFLGHPEIKNAIKYLYLPGTIPFVLVALITIGLHGMSGENTKKAWTEAIAKMKNPTIALVFAVALVSIFRLSANNPAGLPSMPLALAEVAANIFGGAWPMFASFVGGLGAFITGSNTVSDLLFAEFQWGMATQLDLPRQLIVAAQAVGGGMGNMVCIHNIVAACAVVGLSGREGAILRRTAGPFLLYGIVVGIMVSACIVMFPNLF